Proteins encoded in a region of the Aquila chrysaetos chrysaetos chromosome 25, bAquChr1.4, whole genome shotgun sequence genome:
- the LOC115335569 gene encoding transmembrane protein 238 has translation MAAPGGLGRCVAAFWLALAFDALGLAVLLAGVFADVFFSDLLIYAGGIGIFLSLVWWVFWYAGNLEVPPEELRDDVGLAPPKGRGDSLLRGLVHGLSLRLSSAFAPAPRPRAAAADLELQRAGGPRGRPAAAPSRIC, from the exons ATGGCGGCCCCCGGCGGGCTGGGCCGCTGCGTGGCCGCCTTCTGGCTGGCGCTGGCCTTCGACGCGCTGGGCCTGGCGGTGCTGCTGGCCGGCGTGTTCGCCGACGTGTTCTTCTCCGACCTGCTCATCTACGCGGGCGGCATCGGCATCTTCCTCAGCCTCGTCTGGTGGGTGTTCTGGTACGCGGGCAACCTGGAGGTGCCGCCGGAGGAGCTGCGCGACGACGTGGGGCTGGCGCCGCCCAAGGGTCGCGGGGACAGCCTGCTGCGGGGGCTGGTGCACGGCCTCAGCCTCCGCCTCTCCTCCGCCTTCgcccccgcgccgcgcccccgcgccgccgccgccgaccTGGAGCTCCAGCGCGCCGGGGgcccgcggggccgccccgccgccgcccccagCAG GATCTGTTGA
- the RSL1D1 gene encoding ribosomal L1 domain-containing protein 1 produces MAEGPEHLERAQVKKAVEALLAFARSKAKGDALLLNESENVHLLVTVWKVPRVAQVIKIPLPHGIRPETAEVCLFTKDEPNLSAEQTENLYRKLLIQNGIRSVSQIISYKTLKKEYKLFEAKRRLLNRFDLFLSDDRIRRLLPSHLGKHFYERKKTPLSVNLKARNLAKELQKHIQGTTLPVTNKGCCYTARIGHTGMKADEILDNIIAAAEVIAKKLPKNWKNVKILHLKTLRSVALPIFTANISNLDELDSQPSLKKKEVKKGKNKKPKKAAKKLNSSQVTLTTEINANAAAAATKELVIKEKVEVVQEPGDQDDEEIPQLVPLQTTSLAELKKMEPSPEKCDNLSKKTKTPLGKRKKQPLALETPKPKHKVTEECADLQTSSKQKKPKQLSLPKEAIKEKEMKKTPKKPEAKSFATPKAGTSIQSAKKSSKTAKQAPKKVRQPQSA; encoded by the exons ATGGCGGAGGGGCCGGAGCATCTGGAGCGCGCCCAG GTGAAGAAGGCGGTGGAGGCCCTCCTGGCTTTCGCCAGAAGCAAGGCCAAGGGAGACGCGCTGCTTCTCAACGAGAGCGAGAACGTCCACCTCCTGGTGACGGTCTGGAAGGTCCCGCGGGTGGCGCAGGTCATCAAAAT ACCACTGCCCCATGGCATTCGACCAGAAACAGCCGAGGTTTGCCTGTTCACAAAGGATGAACCAAATTTATCAGCAGAACAGACCGAAAATCTGTACAGGAAACTTTTAATCCAGAATGGGATCAGAAGTGTTAGCCAG ATCATCTCATACAAAACTCTCAAAAAAGAGTATAAACTATTTGAAGCTAAGCGTCGCCTCCTGAACAGATTTGATCTCTTTCTGTCTGATGACCGAATTAGAAGACTCTTGCCCTCACATCTAGGAAAACActtttatgaaaggaaaaa GACACCTTTATCTGTAAACCTGAAAGCCAGAAATCTTGCTAAGGAACTACAAAAACATATCCAGGGGACTACACTCCCAGTTACCAACAAAGGGTGCTGTTA TACAGCACGTATAGGTCACACTGGAATGAAAGCTGATGAGATACTAGATAATATCATCGCAGCAGCTGAGGTGATTGCTAAGAAGTTACCAAAG aattggaaaaatgtaaaaattcttCACCTCAAAACGCTTAGATCAGTTGCACTTCCGATTTTTACTGCAAATATCTCCAACTTGGATGAGCTTGACAGCCAGCCATCtctcaaaaaaaaggaagtaaag AAGGGAAAGAACAAGAAACCGAAGAAGGCAGCTAAAAAACTGAATTCAAGTCAAGTCACTTTGACAACTGAAATTAATgctaatgctgctgctgctgctaccaaGGAGCTtgtgataaaagaaaaagtagaagtaGTCCAAGAACCAGGTGATCAGGATGATGAAGAAATTCCACAACTGGTGCCTCTGCAAACAACCAGCTTAGCTGAGCTGAAG aaaatggaacCAAGTCCAGAAAAATGTGACAACCTgagcaagaaaaccaaaacacccctcggtaagagaaagaaacaaccTCTAGCTCTGGAGactccaaaaccaaaacataaagTTACAGAAGAGTGTGCAGACTTGCAGACttcatcaaaacagaaaaaacccaagcagctCAGCCTGCCAAAggaagcaataaaagaaaaagaaatgaaaaagactcCCAAAAAGCCTGAAGCAAAGTCTTTTGCAACACCCAAAGCTGGCACATCAATACAGTCAGCCAAGAAGTCTtcaaaaacagcaaagcaagcacCCAAGAAAGTGCGCCAACCACAATCAGCATGA